The segment GCGAGCTTCCAGCGAGTGGGCGCCAGTGCCGGGTTATGCTGGGATTTGGATCTTTTCGTACAGAAACTCAGGAGCGAAATCGGCTCCGTTTGGCCAACAGAGCGTGTGGAAATCGGGGTGTACGGTAAACGTCTTGAAGACCGCAATGTCCTTGAGGGGCTCGAATATCTCACCGTAGAGTTCCTCCCTCAAATTCACGTCGCCCTCTGTTCCATCCTCAAAGCGGATATGAATAGTGAAATCATGCGTGTATCGGGCTTCAACAACTTTCGGTATCATCGC is part of the Candidatus Methylomirabilis tolerans genome and harbors:
- a CDS encoding DUF2442 domain-containing protein, with the protein product MIPKVVEARYTHDFTIHIRFEDGTEGDVNLREELYGEIFEPLKDIAVFKTFTVHPDFHTLCWPNGADFAPEFLYEKIQIPA